One stretch of Chryseobacterium fluminis DNA includes these proteins:
- a CDS encoding endo-beta-N-acetylglucosaminidase H produces the protein MKKAITLMIVMIINAIPVLNAQQLNPTGICYVEVNNNNLLNAGSYKLQTSGKYLFNVVNIFAANINYDSSRSRPYLYCNNNVTKVLTNADTYIKPLQAKGMKVVLTILGNHQGAGLCNFPTREAARDFAQQLAHTVNTYGLDGIDFDDEYSDYGQNGTGQPNASSFVMLVQELKALLPDKLITFYYFGPAASRLSWNGLRVGDYINYSWNAMYGTFSAPNVPPLTNAQISPAAVWMGNTSSSTTTSLATQTKNGGYGVFMWYDLHGTNETSQLSAGTQTLYGEQTVLSTPLQSWTQGANCDAPIGLFTGNLTGTGARLNWSAVGANTYDVDYKPAASTVWTNAVTATTATSVTLSGLAANTEYDWRIRTNCSVKSTYIFAPRFNSGSGAASPGSASLSLDGSTESGTAGNLNLSGSALSFEGWIKPSSFKSASPYISSLMGTEVGDSNSALLRLGDANIANNKLQFVLSINNVQQKLTAATALTANTWYHVAATYDGSTMKIYINGVLDASKSQTGPVNSSGAFNVGYSYSTSRNFNGKIDEVRIWKKALTQTEISQNMCNVTAPATSLAAYWKFNEGSGATVQDNSGNGVTLTLTGVDASNWGTDIPCTTAQQLSSTARTRKAAGLEETAAQEQIKLYPNPLSIPSPLIISVPEEYSKGKLTVYNFNGTVLETKTLNPGNNPYDFSGLKMGNYIIQFESQNGNLKQTEKLIVK, from the coding sequence ATGAAAAAAGCCATTACCCTGATGATCGTAATGATCATCAATGCCATCCCTGTGCTTAATGCACAACAGCTTAACCCTACGGGAATATGCTATGTGGAAGTAAACAACAACAACCTTCTGAATGCAGGATCGTACAAGTTGCAGACTTCAGGTAAATATTTATTTAATGTCGTCAATATTTTTGCTGCCAATATCAATTACGATTCCAGCCGCAGCAGGCCTTATCTTTACTGTAACAATAACGTTACAAAAGTACTTACCAATGCAGATACTTACATAAAGCCACTACAGGCTAAAGGAATGAAAGTGGTACTTACCATCTTGGGAAATCACCAGGGAGCAGGACTTTGTAATTTCCCTACCCGTGAAGCTGCCAGAGATTTTGCCCAGCAGCTTGCCCATACAGTAAATACCTATGGTCTCGACGGGATCGATTTTGATGATGAATATTCTGACTACGGACAAAACGGAACCGGCCAGCCGAATGCCAGCTCTTTCGTAATGCTTGTACAGGAATTAAAGGCTTTACTGCCGGATAAATTAATCACATTCTATTATTTCGGACCTGCCGCTTCAAGACTTTCCTGGAACGGGCTAAGGGTAGGAGATTATATCAACTACAGCTGGAATGCCATGTATGGAACTTTCTCAGCACCCAATGTTCCGCCGCTTACCAATGCACAGATTTCCCCTGCAGCAGTATGGATGGGAAATACGTCCAGTTCTACCACCACCAGCCTGGCTACCCAGACCAAGAATGGCGGATACGGAGTATTCATGTGGTATGATCTTCACGGAACGAATGAAACCTCTCAGCTTTCAGCAGGAACACAAACACTGTATGGAGAACAAACGGTCTTAAGCACGCCTTTGCAGTCCTGGACCCAGGGAGCCAATTGTGATGCCCCGATAGGATTATTTACCGGTAATCTGACAGGAACAGGTGCCAGATTAAACTGGTCTGCCGTAGGAGCCAATACCTATGACGTAGATTATAAACCGGCTGCTTCAACGGTATGGACCAATGCGGTGACCGCTACAACGGCTACTTCAGTTACCCTATCCGGATTGGCAGCCAATACAGAATACGACTGGAGGATTAGGACGAACTGCAGCGTAAAAAGTACCTATATTTTTGCACCAAGATTCAATAGTGGATCAGGAGCAGCATCTCCGGGTTCAGCTTCTCTTTCTCTGGATGGAAGCACAGAATCAGGCACTGCTGGAAACCTTAATTTAAGCGGGTCCGCACTGTCTTTTGAAGGCTGGATCAAACCATCGTCTTTCAAATCAGCATCTCCTTATATTTCTTCGCTTATGGGAACGGAAGTGGGTGACAGCAATTCAGCGTTACTTCGTCTTGGAGATGCTAATATTGCCAATAACAAGCTTCAGTTTGTTTTAAGTATCAATAATGTACAGCAAAAATTAACTGCCGCTACAGCACTCACGGCCAATACATGGTATCACGTTGCCGCTACTTATGATGGCTCAACGATGAAAATTTATATCAACGGAGTTCTTGATGCCAGCAAATCACAGACCGGACCTGTAAATTCCAGCGGAGCATTCAATGTGGGCTACTCATACAGTACATCCAGAAATTTCAATGGGAAAATAGATGAGGTCCGTATATGGAAAAAAGCATTGACACAGACGGAGATCAGCCAGAATATGTGTAATGTAACGGCTCCGGCCACATCCCTTGCCGCCTATTGGAAATTTAACGAAGGCAGCGGTGCAACTGTTCAGGATAACTCAGGAAACGGAGTGACCCTGACACTTACGGGAGTTGATGCTTCCAACTGGGGAACTGACATACCCTGTACGACGGCTCAGCAACTTTCTTCAACGGCAAGAACCCGGAAAGCAGCAGGTCTTGAAGAAACAGCCGCCCAAGAACAAATAAAATTATACCCGAATCCTTTAAGTATACCTTCACCGCTTATTATTTCCGTGCCTGAAGAATACAGTAAAGGAAAACTGACCGTCTATAATTTTAACGGAACTGTTTTAGAAACAAAAACGTTGAATCCGGGAAACAATCCGTATGATTTCTCCGGACTTAAAATGGGGAATTATATCATTCAGTTTGAATCTCAGAACGGAAATCTGAAGCAAACCGAGAAATTAATTGTGAAATAA
- a CDS encoding cupin domain-containing protein yields the protein MNAEKTEIFSKIEQMLASQGFTIASKDSSRPWGGFFVIDENQAQDFANQYFDGIDVESLKIGGKLSPKILLVAPNTRLSWQYHHRRAEIWQVVEGIVGVKTSNTDEEGELKEYHPKDQIKLQQGERHRLIGLDGWGVVAEIWQHTDVSHPSDEDDIVRVQDDFGR from the coding sequence ATGAATGCAGAGAAAACAGAAATATTTAGTAAAATAGAGCAAATGCTGGCATCGCAGGGATTTACCATTGCATCAAAAGACAGTTCAAGACCCTGGGGCGGATTTTTCGTCATTGATGAAAACCAGGCGCAGGATTTTGCCAATCAGTATTTTGACGGAATTGATGTTGAAAGTCTGAAAATAGGAGGAAAGCTCAGTCCAAAAATCCTTCTTGTAGCTCCGAATACACGCCTGAGCTGGCAGTATCACCACCGCAGAGCAGAGATCTGGCAGGTTGTAGAAGGAATAGTGGGGGTCAAGACAAGCAATACCGATGAAGAAGGTGAACTGAAAGAATACCATCCGAAAGATCAGATTAAGCTTCAGCAGGGGGAGAGGCATAGGCTCATCGGTCTGGACGGCTGGGGCGTGGTGGCAGAAATCTGGCAGCATACCGATGTGTCCCATCCATCGGATGAAGATGATATCGTAAGAGTACAGGATGATTTCGGAAGATAA
- a CDS encoding TonB-dependent receptor domain-containing protein, whose protein sequence is MKLYISRIVLGLFLLSTPFISAQNLSKNQFQVKGNCEMCKERIESAARKAGAKAARYSIDNQTLTLETDSGAPAEVILKKIAEAGHDNEKFKASDEGYESLPACCHYERDPQPQPVKNNDRHSKKENEFYVRGNCGSCKARIEKAAKDAGADSAEWTAERQTVILNFDASKTSADRILKKIADVGHDNEKYKSTDSVYNGLPGCCLYDREIPLGKIGPKVHFEESSESEHLDTHSYHSAGEDHDGNEKLIEGVSIIGGKAATTLSKKEAGLVFNIDKKELLKAACCNLSESFETNATVDVSFSNAVTGTKQLKMLGLDQKYTSLTKELLPEIRGLASAYGLNFIPGRWIESIQLTKGGSTVTNGYESITGQINTELLKNAKEPETSLNIFADFNGRAEVNITSVSPINEKWSQTFLLHGNGTFGNTDMNDDSFLDRPKGTQINAAYLLNYNDLERSGFGSHFGINFIRDERTAGQTGFDKNLAQDKQNAYGVGIDISRFQIWNKTGYVFRGKPYQSLGWMNQYVYHQQDSFFGLRNYAGKQHTYYSNLIFESIIGNTNHKYKAGASFLYDGYEETYLTDDMKRNEIVPGIFAEYTLTGLKYTLVAGARADFHNLAGTQFTPRLNFKYDFSPQTIVRLSAGRGFRTANVFAENQQYFASNRSVKIIENGGNIYGLKPEIAWNYGVSLQQEFKIFGRKSTLVADFFRTDFQDQVLVDLDQSPQQLTFYNLDGKSFANSFQTQWDFTAFKNFDVRLAYKYYDVQADYLDGRRTVPFMAKHRGFVNLAYATNKNSKGGFWSFDTTLNWVGKQRLPETSGNPAEFRLPAYSDSYAVLNAQISRNFNKKIRGYFGGENLTSYYQKNAIVDFRNPLGNYFDGGMVYAPIMKANFYVGLDVTF, encoded by the coding sequence ATGAAATTATATATTTCCAGGATTGTTCTTGGTTTATTTCTATTATCTACTCCATTTATATCCGCTCAGAATCTTTCAAAAAATCAGTTTCAGGTAAAAGGAAACTGTGAAATGTGTAAAGAAAGAATTGAAAGTGCCGCACGAAAAGCGGGCGCCAAAGCAGCAAGATATTCTATTGATAACCAAACCCTAACCTTAGAAACAGATTCCGGCGCTCCGGCAGAGGTCATCCTTAAAAAAATTGCAGAAGCAGGTCATGACAATGAAAAATTCAAAGCTTCTGACGAAGGATACGAAAGTCTTCCCGCATGCTGTCATTATGAAAGAGATCCGCAGCCACAGCCGGTTAAAAATAATGACCGTCATTCAAAAAAAGAGAATGAATTTTATGTCAGAGGAAACTGCGGATCATGCAAAGCCAGAATTGAAAAAGCAGCAAAAGACGCGGGTGCAGACTCAGCGGAGTGGACAGCAGAAAGACAAACGGTCATTTTGAATTTTGATGCCTCAAAAACGTCTGCAGACAGAATTTTAAAGAAAATCGCTGACGTTGGACACGATAATGAAAAATATAAGTCGACAGATTCAGTATATAACGGATTACCCGGGTGCTGTCTCTATGACCGTGAGATTCCTCTTGGTAAAATAGGCCCGAAAGTACACTTTGAAGAAAGTTCAGAATCTGAACACCTGGATACCCACAGTTATCATTCTGCAGGCGAAGACCATGATGGTAATGAAAAGCTTATTGAGGGCGTGAGCATAATAGGAGGAAAGGCTGCTACTACCCTAAGTAAGAAAGAAGCCGGCCTTGTTTTTAATATTGATAAAAAAGAATTATTAAAAGCAGCCTGCTGTAATTTATCTGAAAGCTTTGAAACCAATGCGACGGTAGATGTATCTTTCAGCAATGCCGTAACCGGAACAAAACAGCTGAAAATGTTGGGTTTAGACCAGAAATACACAAGCCTGACCAAAGAACTGCTACCTGAAATCAGGGGACTGGCTTCAGCCTATGGTTTAAATTTCATTCCCGGAAGATGGATTGAGAGCATCCAGCTTACCAAAGGGGGAAGCACCGTTACCAACGGTTACGAAAGCATCACAGGACAGATCAATACCGAACTGCTGAAAAATGCCAAAGAACCGGAAACTTCACTCAATATCTTTGCTGATTTCAACGGAAGGGCCGAAGTCAATATTACCAGCGTATCCCCTATTAATGAGAAATGGTCACAGACTTTTTTACTGCACGGAAACGGAACTTTCGGCAATACGGACATGAATGATGACTCCTTCCTGGACCGTCCGAAAGGTACTCAGATCAATGCTGCTTACTTATTAAATTATAATGATCTGGAAAGATCCGGTTTCGGTTCTCACTTCGGAATCAATTTTATCAGGGACGAGAGAACCGCAGGACAGACCGGTTTTGATAAAAATCTGGCGCAGGATAAGCAAAATGCGTACGGCGTAGGGATTGACATTTCAAGATTCCAGATATGGAATAAAACCGGGTATGTTTTTAGAGGGAAGCCTTACCAGAGCTTAGGATGGATGAACCAGTATGTTTATCACCAACAGGACAGCTTTTTCGGATTGAGAAATTATGCCGGGAAACAGCACACTTATTATTCCAACCTGATTTTTGAAAGCATCATTGGGAATACCAACCATAAGTATAAAGCCGGGGCCAGCTTTTTATATGACGGCTATGAAGAGACCTATCTAACGGATGATATGAAAAGAAATGAGATCGTTCCGGGCATCTTTGCAGAATATACATTGACAGGGCTAAAATATACCTTGGTAGCAGGGGCCAGAGCAGATTTCCATAATCTGGCAGGAACCCAATTTACTCCGAGATTAAATTTCAAATATGACTTTAGTCCTCAGACCATTGTAAGGCTTTCTGCCGGAAGAGGTTTTAGAACAGCTAATGTTTTTGCGGAGAACCAGCAGTATTTTGCATCCAACCGTTCTGTGAAGATCATAGAGAATGGAGGCAATATTTATGGCTTAAAGCCTGAAATTGCCTGGAATTACGGTGTAAGTTTACAGCAGGAATTCAAAATTTTCGGGAGAAAATCTACGCTTGTGGCAGACTTTTTCAGAACTGATTTCCAGGATCAGGTACTTGTAGATTTAGACCAATCTCCACAGCAGCTTACCTTTTATAATTTAGACGGGAAATCTTTTGCGAATTCTTTTCAGACGCAGTGGGATTTTACAGCTTTCAAGAATTTTGACGTGAGACTGGCTTATAAATATTACGATGTTCAGGCAGATTACCTGGATGGAAGGAGGACTGTTCCCTTTATGGCAAAACACAGAGGTTTTGTGAATTTAGCTTATGCAACCAACAAAAACAGTAAGGGAGGATTCTGGAGTTTTGATACAACTTTAAACTGGGTAGGAAAACAGAGACTTCCGGAAACTTCAGGTAATCCGGCTGAATTCCGGCTTCCGGCATATTCTGATTCTTATGCGGTACTGAATGCACAGATCTCAAGGAATTTCAATAAAAAAATCAGGGGTTATTTTGGAGGTGAAAATCTTACGTCTTATTATCAGAAAAATGCCATCGTGGATTTCAGGAATCCTTTGGGAAATTATTTTGACGGCGGAATGGTGTATGCGCCCATTATGAAGGCTAATTTTTATGTAGGGCTGGATGTGACTTTTTAA
- a CDS encoding response regulator transcription factor, with protein MSNRILLVEDDQSFGAVLKDYLTINNFEVTLATDGEQGLKEFTENEFDICIFDVMMPKKDGFSLAEDVKKIDKNTPIIFLTARNMREDILKGYQLGADDYITKPFDTELLLYKIKAILQRSSTLENEEQEQFKISSIFFDSMLRQLRVGDNEYKLSPKENELLKLLCIHRNDFMPRDLALRKIWKKENYFTARSMDVYIAKLRKLLKDDEGLEIINVHGEGFRLLVKN; from the coding sequence ATGAGCAACAGAATATTATTAGTAGAGGACGATCAGAGTTTCGGAGCAGTACTGAAGGATTATTTAACGATCAATAACTTCGAAGTTACCCTAGCCACAGATGGTGAGCAGGGATTGAAAGAATTTACAGAAAATGAATTCGACATTTGCATTTTTGATGTAATGATGCCTAAAAAAGACGGCTTTTCATTAGCCGAAGACGTAAAAAAGATCGATAAGAATACGCCTATTATTTTTCTGACTGCAAGAAATATGCGAGAAGATATTTTGAAGGGATATCAGCTGGGAGCAGATGATTATATCACAAAACCTTTTGATACCGAACTGCTGTTATATAAAATCAAAGCTATCCTGCAGAGAAGCTCCACATTGGAAAATGAAGAGCAGGAACAATTTAAGATCAGCAGTATTTTTTTTGATTCTATGCTGAGACAATTAAGAGTCGGTGACAACGAATACAAGCTGTCACCTAAAGAGAATGAATTATTAAAGCTTCTCTGCATCCACAGAAACGATTTCATGCCAAGAGATCTTGCCCTAAGGAAAATCTGGAAAAAAGAAAATTATTTCACCGCGAGAAGTATGGATGTTTATATTGCAAAACTTCGTAAGTTGTTGAAAGATGATGAAGGTTTGGAAATTATCAACGTTCATGGGGAAGGATTCCGACTTTTAGTTAAGAATTAA
- a CDS encoding GH92 family glycosyl hydrolase, translated as MKSLFTGFLILFTIFTFAQEISPADYVNPLMGTQSKPSLSHGNTYPATGLPWGMNLWTPQTGKMGDGWAYTYDADRIKGFKQTHQPSPWMNDYGAFAIMPGVGKLKFKEEDRASWFSHKAEVAKPYSYSVYLADINVTTELTPTERAAFFRFDFPKTDSAYVIIDALNKGSYIKILPKERKIFGYTTKYARGKYNNFKNYFVIQFDKDFDLATTWKDSAFVKNQLEITGDHAGAVIGFKLKNKESVYARTASSFISFEQAELNLKREIGNRSFGQVKADAKNIWNKTLGRLEVKGGTDQQMRTFYSSLYRTLFFPQKLYEIDSDDKIKHWSPYNGKIMDGKMFAGTGFWDTFRALYPFLNLVYPSINVEMQEGLANAFKEGGFLPEWSSPGYSNIMIGNNSASVVADAYLKGLRGYDVETLWQAVKHGANHEGPMDAVGRKGVKYYNTLGYVPYDVKINENAARTLEYAYDDFAIYQLGKALGKPASEIDIYKKRAYNYKNLFDPETGLMRGKNKDGKFQSPFNPFKWGDAFTEGNSWHYTWSVFQDIDGLAKLMGGQKKFEAKLDEVFSLPPVFDDSYYGSVIHEIREMQIMNMGQYAHGNQPIQHMIYLYNYAGVPYKTQYWTRQVMDKLYDAAPDGYCGDEDNGQTSAWYIFSALGFYPVTPATDQYVLGAPLFKEAVIHLENGKKIEIRAPQNSAENLYVQSLNVNLRPYSKNWLSHKELMNGAILEFRMDSKPNKERGSQEKDFPYSMSKE; from the coding sequence ATGAAATCTCTATTTACAGGCTTTCTCATTCTATTCACGATCTTCACGTTTGCGCAGGAAATCTCTCCCGCTGACTATGTGAATCCTCTCATGGGTACCCAATCCAAACCCTCTTTGTCCCATGGAAATACCTATCCTGCAACAGGACTTCCATGGGGAATGAACCTGTGGACACCGCAGACCGGGAAAATGGGGGACGGATGGGCCTATACCTATGATGCAGACAGAATAAAAGGGTTTAAACAAACCCATCAGCCGTCTCCGTGGATGAATGATTACGGTGCTTTTGCCATTATGCCGGGTGTGGGGAAACTAAAATTTAAGGAAGAAGACCGTGCCAGCTGGTTCAGCCACAAAGCGGAAGTTGCAAAACCTTACAGCTACAGCGTATATCTGGCAGACATTAATGTGACCACAGAACTTACTCCAACAGAAAGAGCTGCTTTTTTCAGATTTGATTTCCCTAAAACGGACAGTGCCTATGTGATCATCGATGCTTTGAATAAAGGCTCATATATCAAAATACTTCCCAAAGAAAGAAAAATTTTTGGGTATACTACCAAATATGCCAGAGGGAAATATAACAATTTCAAAAACTATTTCGTCATCCAGTTCGATAAAGATTTTGACTTAGCTACCACCTGGAAGGACAGTGCTTTTGTCAAAAACCAGCTGGAAATTACCGGTGATCATGCCGGAGCGGTTATCGGATTTAAACTTAAAAATAAAGAAAGTGTATATGCGAGAACGGCTTCTTCATTCATCAGCTTTGAACAGGCAGAACTGAACCTCAAAAGAGAGATCGGAAACAGGAGTTTCGGGCAGGTAAAAGCAGATGCCAAAAATATCTGGAACAAAACTCTGGGCCGCCTTGAAGTGAAAGGAGGAACAGATCAGCAGATGAGAACATTTTACTCTTCACTCTACCGGACTTTATTTTTCCCTCAGAAATTATACGAGATTGATTCTGATGATAAAATAAAACACTGGAGTCCTTATAACGGGAAAATTATGGATGGGAAAATGTTTGCAGGAACAGGCTTCTGGGATACCTTCCGTGCATTGTATCCTTTCCTGAACCTCGTCTATCCAAGCATCAATGTAGAAATGCAGGAAGGTCTTGCCAATGCCTTCAAAGAAGGCGGATTTTTACCGGAATGGAGCAGCCCCGGATATTCCAACATCATGATCGGGAATAATTCTGCTTCTGTCGTTGCCGATGCTTACCTGAAAGGTTTGCGTGGCTATGATGTCGAAACCCTTTGGCAGGCGGTAAAGCATGGTGCCAATCATGAAGGTCCAATGGATGCCGTAGGCCGTAAGGGAGTAAAATACTACAATACGCTGGGCTACGTCCCTTATGATGTCAAGATCAATGAAAACGCAGCCCGAACACTGGAATATGCTTATGATGACTTTGCAATTTATCAACTCGGAAAAGCTCTCGGAAAGCCGGCTTCCGAAATAGACATCTATAAAAAAAGAGCCTATAATTATAAAAATCTTTTCGATCCGGAAACAGGCCTGATGCGTGGTAAAAACAAAGATGGAAAATTCCAGTCACCATTCAATCCTTTTAAATGGGGCGATGCCTTTACAGAAGGGAACAGCTGGCATTACACCTGGTCGGTTTTCCAGGATATTGATGGCTTGGCAAAACTGATGGGTGGCCAAAAGAAATTCGAAGCAAAGCTGGATGAAGTTTTTTCACTTCCTCCGGTATTCGATGATAGCTATTACGGAAGTGTGATCCATGAGATCCGTGAAATGCAGATCATGAATATGGGGCAGTATGCCCACGGAAACCAGCCGATCCAGCATATGATCTACCTGTACAATTATGCAGGAGTTCCGTATAAAACACAGTATTGGACAAGACAGGTAATGGATAAGCTGTATGATGCGGCGCCGGACGGATACTGCGGGGACGAAGATAATGGGCAGACCTCTGCATGGTATATTTTTTCAGCATTAGGATTCTATCCCGTGACACCAGCCACAGATCAGTATGTTTTAGGAGCACCGCTTTTCAAAGAGGCTGTGATTCACCTGGAAAACGGGAAAAAAATTGAAATACGGGCACCGCAAAACAGTGCCGAAAATTTATATGTACAATCCTTAAACGTAAACCTTCGGCCATACTCCAAAAACTGGCTGAGCCACAAAGAACTGATGAATGGAGCCATTCTGGAATTCAGGATGGACAGTAAGCCGAATAAAGAAAGAGGTTCGCAGGAAAAAGATTTTCCCTATTCCATGTCGAAAGAATAA